The nucleotide window GATTCCTTTATTATCATAGAGCTGCCCTCGTCTCTCAGCTTCTTCACTTGTGataacctacaaagaaaaactaatatattatataactattgctgaactgaaagaaaaagcaatccataattttgcaaaataattattaaaagtaaGAACTGATCTTACTGCTGAAACCAAGGAAACAAACTCTTAATGTTAACAGTATGCCAACAGTAGTTGTGacctaaaaatgttttaaatcacacATATAATAGCTATTCTGCATAGTCACAGTGATTGCCAATCATCTAACAAGTTCTTTCTGAAACAAGATTGTTGAAAGCAAGTAGAGAAATCTGGGAGATGAAAAAAGTTATGTTACAAAAATTActgcaaacaaatacatattttaaaaacaacatatttGCAAAATTTACTCAGCTATTCTTCCCTGCAAATACGGGATTACTAAAGGCAAATAGAAAGCACACTGAAGTTTATGTgcctaatttttttccctttaataatctttgaatataattacaaaaggAAGCTTACTAGTAACACAAAACTTTAGTTAAGTTCAATTTGCAGTGAACAAttgcaaaaaaattaattttgtaggATTTTACAAAGATCTGCCTCAAAagcaaaaaatgttttctctatttCCACCTTTTTATTTGATTACCCATTTGGCTACAAACCCAAATTTtctaaagtaaaatatagtaaataaaatctttaaagttCAAATATATTGAAGAGTAACTTAAAAATTCACACAATCAGGAAGAGTCCACAAAGATCAAGATCTAAGTGAGATTAGCTTTGCTCTCTCTAAAGACAATATTAGATCCACTCTCATCAAGAACAACTCTAAAATTGAAATAGGATTTAAAATGACCAGATATGCGACCACAAACAAATATCTCTGGAGCTAGGATTTATCAgtatggcaagcaatttgattctTTGCGTGTCAGTAGGAAGACTGTTTGCAATTCAAAGTGAGCTTATAGGAACATAAGTTCTGTACTTCCATTATCATCTTTTTAGATTCATTGTTTTCACAGCAAGTTGGTAGTATTGATGGGTATTTATTAGAACTTAAAGTACTTAAAATAGCATCACTTCCAGTTGTCATACAGTTTATACATGGGCATACTTTTGTTTTTGAATGTATCCTCTCCAATACTTAAGGCATTTGTAATGTCACTGATGTGGTacttccctccaccaatgcagattacAATcccattacaacttttttttccgAGAGCTGCTGTAGCTGAAAAATTCATTACCAGGCAGCCAGCATGGTGATGAGCTGGTCCCCGCTTAGGTTAGTTCTCTAACAGACACGAGACCAAAACTTAAAAGTTTACACTTGAAGCTTCCCAGCTTAGTACAACTTGCCACACTTCTGCTCCACTGGTATATACCTTAGGATTACCTCCATGTCACAAAGAGGCACCAACTTTATCAGGAacttaaaattatacattttattaagaATACCCCAGCACTCCTGATGCAAAACCGAGAAAATATATCTGTAAATCTTTGCAAATGTCAGTCACAAAATATACCAGTCAGGTCAAACAGTTAATgttatcagaaaaaataaataatttattaacaaaGAAACAAGTACTTTGGAAAAAAAGCCTTTTCCCAAAAATGTAACAATCTTGTATACATATTATTCATTACAGTCTAAGTAGTTTAACGTACCTCTCCAACATACTCCATGACAAaactcattcttttaattttcacaaGGGTTTTCACTCCCCAGCCACAGCCATTGCTAGTTCGAAAGATGCAAAGTGAATATGGTGTACCTTTCTGAACAATCCTATTGGGACAATCAGGCCCACATTTACACCGTGAGTTGCACTCATAGATAGGAGTGCCAGGTTGGATTTTTATCTGCCTTTTTTTATTGTAAGCCAGATGAACTCCAGCTTCTGCAGGGCAGCACTTCTCAAAAAAGCAATCTGTGCACATACAACCAACTATGGCTTCATTTGTTAAATTGATTCCAGGAGCAGGTTTGTATTCATTAATGTAGTAGAAGTCTAAAGGTGGGCCTTCCAGATCAACAGTATTTTCAACAAAGATCATTCCTTTATGGCTCTTTTTTCTGTTAAGCTCTTCTTGCCATCTCTGCAGAGCTACTCTTTGTTTAGCCTTCTTGACAACATACTCAGCAATAGCAGGCTTCAGACTTTTGATATCATTTTTCAACATTACTGCTTTGCCTTGTTTTAGCTGAGACAAATAATCACGCTGGTCATTATAAAACTGTTCAAGAAGTAATGGACATTTGAGATTTCTTGAAGGTTCCCAAGTATTTGTAGTTTCTGGCCATCCTTTCCATTTTACAAGGTAATATTCCATAtccttaaaatataaaagatgtACATCAAGAAGTAAggtttcaattcaatttaacaatgTCTATAATGGACAAAACATTGTTTTAAATCAAGAGGGAAAACATTGGGGGATAGGGGTGGTAAGAATGAGTTATAATATACCAAGGTGAACAAGAtataatcccttccctcaaggacctCATTTATTGTTTATTAGGGAAggtaaaagatatatttatttgaattaagtactctaaagagaaaacaaatacttattattttgacATCATTCTAGAATAAATTACTGCATCTTTAAGGGATGTTATACAAAATATGAAAATTGTTTTCAAACTCATGTTGCTGAATTTTTGTTACATAAAAGATCCATTAAATGCCTCAAAAGCATTGTTATGAATAAATGTTGCCAAGTAGTTTTATGCTGCTAAGATTATCAACAAAAAACCAAAAGTATTTATACTTATCCCAGCAAATATTcaacaatcaaaaaaaaaaaggagaacccAGGTAAGTTACACAGCCAGGTGGGTTCTCTGGGGCTTATGTCCACACCCAATATTATAGACTAATAACGTTATTTTTGTAACATCTGTCACCAGCACACCAACCTCTTCTAGCTCTTTTTTGGAAAGCCACATTGTTCAAGTCTGGTACATAGGCCCTAATGCCACCAAAGTACCCTAACTGTATCTATAACCATGCTGCTACAGAAAGCTCAGTCTTTCTCGCTCAATGCTGAGATTTCTTAACAAGGGCTTGGAGAAGTTGACCCCTTTATCCAGTTTTTAGTCAAGAGGGAGGTGCTTTATCATTTGGTATTTTGTCAGCTAGGAATTTTAAATGGCAATTCTGAATGATTCCTTGACTTGTAGTTTAGTTGGATATTTTGATCTTATTGATCAAAATAATGATCTTAGTAATGACTCTATGGTGCCGCAAGACTGAAATACCACCTAAATCATTAGAATTATAGTTAGTACAGCTTTACCAAAAAGATTTTGCTGGATcccaattattttaaaactagtAATACACACTAGGTCTTCAATAGATAGTTCTTAAACTCTGTATTGATAGGAAGGACATACAAGATTATTTTAATCTTGACCTCTATATGACAGGCATGGCATCCAAAAAAGTTACTTCCCCGCTATGCCATGTCCTGGGCCAAACCATATCTGGATGCCAACATTTTACAAAAGATGCTGAGGACAATGAGGCAGCAAAGGGCCTTGATTTCATGGCAAAGGATGACCAGTTTAAAGAACTGGTGATTTTTAGCCTGTAAAAGGAGTATGGGTAGTGGGGAGAGTATATAATTGTCTTTTAAGTATCTGAGGGCTGAGATGTAAGGCAAATAAGACAAGACAGCTACAGTAAAATAGTAAATGATTAAGTGCTAAAATGAGTATCAGGATAATGCAGACTCAAACTACTGAGATATAGGGCAAAATGATGGAGTAAGATTTTGAAGGATGAATAAGatttaataggaaaataaaaagggaagaatgtTTGCAATATGGAATATTCATGGTATTTTGTagggacagagagaaaatgaTCTTGGCTAGAAGAAAGGGTTTATGATAGGGGCTACCAGAATTGGGGTTAATAGGTACTTACTTCATGGATCCATGTTATTTTCATTATGGGTACTCTTTCCACAACTGCCACTTGCACCCCATTTGTGCCATCTTATCCTTCTTGAGACTTGCCTACTCCCTTGTAGGGActgtgtcatttttgtctttgtatctccaccttgtacatagtaggcacttattttttttttaaaaaacagaattgacagGTCCTGCCCTTATAAGGAATTCAGAATGGGGttacttactacctctgtgactttgcaGAAGTCATATGTTCTAGGTattggtttccttctttgtaaaatgggattagagtaaatgatttctaaggtcctttctagaaCTAAACCATGTGATCTTTGCATTAATTCAGGGATAGGTACTAAAAGCTCCTCTctaaatcttttgcttttttatatatCAGTATAAAACCAAGGCTCTCGTTATCCAATTATCCTTGTTCCTTTTCTAGTCATGCatgcatatttttataattgtcttTGCATGAATAACACTGTTGGTGATATGCTGTGTCTTTCCATTGCTGTATGGGTCACCtatgatttttattcttctaaagtCGTGATTCCTTATGATTCATTATTAAACCTCATTGGGAGAATGTTAATAAGTTTTTTGCACCAAGGGGCAGGAATTATTCAACAGCTGCAAAATTTCCCAAATGAAGTCTAGCCCAAGATCTCTTATTTAATTCTGGGTCTGGGTTGCTATGTATCTGTAGTACTAGTTTAAGATTCAAATTTTACTAGGCTAATGTAATGGGGCTGCTCATTAAACTACATGATATACTCTGGGAAATAAGTATTcctcatccacttggtttttcctgtgtggtTAGGCctattctttgctttctcttaTACCaccatctagcacagtgctttccAGGTATCAGGTTCTTAATACCCGTGAAACTGAAATGAATATCTATGCCAGTTTTACTTAGGAAGACATGTGTGAAATTCTGAGGCTTGGGATAATCAGCAATAGCAACCACTATAAATAGTGGAATTTGTCTTCCATTTGGACTTTTCACGAGGCAGCCTCTATAACATTAGTGGACACCTTTCTGTATTTCATGCTTCATATTCAATGATATGGATAATTTGAAGACCACTGAACAATTATTTCTATGGTTGTTTCTATACTGCTACTCCCTGGCTTCATTCTCATCTATCCACACTCTACATAGCAGTCAGTGAGATATTGCCCAAACAAGGTCTGTccatcactcctctgctcaagaaacTACAGTGGCTTCTTATTGCCTCCAAGGTCAAATACAAACCCGTTTGTTTCCTTCAAACCTCAACTCAAACTCCAAATCCTACACAAGGCTTTTCTTGGCACCTCCCCACTTCCACCAGCTAGTGGTTCTCTTCATGGCCCCCCGAATTACCTTGTAATTACTTTGTATAGactttgtacatatatgtgtacatgttgctTCTCTggatagaatgtaatctccttgagggcaggaatcatttcattttcttatgttTGATTGTATCCAAAGACATTCTGGACGAATGTGGTTTTGGGAATGCCAGTATAAAGCAAATAGCTATGTATAGGATGCAGAGGGAACTCAAGGCTGGCAAAAAATTACTAGCTATCCTCCAAGTAATTTTTTAAGGGCCAAACTATATCCTGGAAATGATATAGGGGATGCCAGCAGTCACTGAGTGTGTGAATCACAGACTCATAATTAGAAATGATAATTTACCCCAGCCTATACCTAAACAAGAATTCCCTTCTTAATATATTCGACAAATGGGCCTTTCCCAGAATGTCTCTAGAGGAAGGAAACCCATTacttcccattccatttttgcacagacttttaattgttaggaatttttaAGTTAAACTTGCCTTTTTGCAAATTTGAAAGAGGTTGATTTACTTGGTGAGTGTCATTATTCAGGGGTAGATATGGAGTCAGGAGAAGTCAGAAAAATTAATTGTTCAAGtttgaaaaagaaggaatttgCTTGTATACAAAAAGCAGTGATGGTACTTCGTACACTGGTAGTGGTTCTGTGGATAAGAGATAGCACTAGGCCTCGACTTCAATTGAGAGGGCCCTTTTTTATGGTAGTCTAAATCCCAGGGTTCTTACTCAGGAAATACTTCTAATCTACTTGGGGGTCTTCACTGCAGTTCTGCCTATCACTGCTCTTGGATAGCCTTAAATCTTACATTGAGCTTCCTGTATGCTTGTTTCtttgctgttttcattttttgttttatttttcctaagcTTCCTCCATAGTATTTTCCAGGTTAGCCTGAACTCTCCAACCTGGTGCTTACTATATTGCTTAGCTTGACAAGATGCACAAGTGTTTTCTGGTAAGGTAATTTCAAAGCTCTTTTGAACTTCTTGAGGCAATTCTTACATTGGTTGAATTTAAGAAATTTCTGTAATTAGTCAATATCTTTACTTTTATCTAGTTCTTGTTCATCAGGGTTAAGAGCTtacttaaatatttcatattgggGATGCTGTGATTATTCAGTCttctcatccttttcctttcttctaactTCATGGCAATTTTGACCTTTGCTCTGATCAATGGTATGAATGCATACATACTGAAAGGATTTCCATGTATTAGTAACTACGCATTTCCCATTAAGTAAATTTCATTTTTGGTGACAATTTAGTATTCTTTGTATCCTGTATCATCACtctctttgaagaaaatattagtGACACACAGGCATGAATCATCCAAGTAGTCTGCAAACTTTAGGATTAGTTTCTTATtccctgaacaacaacaacaacaacaacaatttccaATATTTTCACTGTTTTCCTGTGTTCACATTCCCACGGAAATCACTGTATTTCAAAGTAAATATGATGAATTGGTTTGAAGTATGTTGTCCAATTCTTTGTTGAATTTATCTACATTTTCATCCTCTGACAAATGTTAGAGCACATAAGCTGCCACTATCTTCATGATAGTGACCTTGCTTATGCTCATTACATGAGTATTATAAGGCATGGTGACCATTCCATGACTTATTGTCCTTGGATAAACAATCAACTAACtcaatcaatttatttattagcTTCCATTTAGTTGCAATTTGTTTTCTAGTTTAGTTTAAAGTATATATGTAAAGTGGatgtgactcagtttctccagTGTGTTCTATTAATTACTTGGAAGTCAGATAAAAATCTTTCTTACATTAAGTTAAATTACATAGCTAAATTAATTCTTGTACTTGAcctaaaaatgttaattttttgaaCTCCCTTTTCTACCACAATCACTTTTCAAGCAAGAATGAAGGTTatgttgcattaaaaaaaaaaaagattcttgggCTGACTGTAATAAAGGAATCACCTAAAAGGCAATTTGGTGGCAATGAGCACCTCTTTACTTAGCTTGTTTCTCTGACATTAAACTTGGTGTTTCTGGAACTTAACTCAATGATCGACAGTTTAGTATAACTGACTAGTGTTTATGCTGTTAGTATAATCTTTTGAGAACTCAGAAGTGACTTCCACATCATGATGTGGTATTGAAGCAGGGGTGCTGCTGAGGCTGAGAAgtatattgaaaataaatttaggaGAACCATTAACACAGAGGCTGAGGTGTTTTCACTTCGACCTTTAAGCATATGGAAAGTCAACCAAGAAATTTTTGAGCAgcaaggaatgatgaaatgggaATGTTTTTGGAAAACAAATGTGGGAGTATGAACAACAGTTAAGGAAGGAAGAATCCGAAGAGACTATTATAGTATGTCTTCCTGCAAGGTGAAGAAGGTTGTGAGTAGAGTAGTGACAATGGGGATAGAAAAAAGTAAATGCAAAAGATATTTGGAAAGATGCATAGGGTTTGGTGACTGACCACTAATGGAATAGTGGGaatgaaaagtaaagaaatatgaAGCTAATCTGTAAGGATGGTGGGACCACTGATAGATAATGGTAAATTGGGAAATGGGTAGCAATTTGCAAGGTGAAGATTCTTTCCTAATGGACTACATATGGGATATCATACTAGGTACCACcttttagaaaaaacaaaaagttttttttgataAACCAAAGTGTATCTAGAGTTGATGGAGCCCGTGTCACATAAGACCTGATTAAAGGAACTAGGAACAATTatcaaagggaagggaaggcttgGAGGAACAGTCTCTTCAGTAATCTGAAGGACAGTCTTGTGAGCAAGGGATTAAGGGATTAGAATTAGAAGCAATGAGTGGAAGTTACAGAGGTGTGTTATTAAATTTTATGTAAGGAAAAatttctaacaattaaagctgttcaaaagtagaatgagctgcTTTGAGAAGTAGTGGATTCCCCATCCACAGAAAGCTTCAAACTATGCTACATGACTTCTTGGGGATGTTCAAGAAGAGATCCCATGATTACAAATTCGGGTTTAAATATGGAATCATATAATCTGGGCCAGGATCTTAAAAATCAAGTTtaatcccctcactttacagatgtggaaatgaaGACttgtagagattaagtgatttactaagTGGCTAAAACTAGTCAGCATAGAACAGAGCTTGAATCTCTTGACTGTCCCAACTCATTAAGTTTGAGGCAAAAGGACATTCACATAGATATCTGGTAGGAACTGTTATCCAGAAATTGACATTAAAGTAAGCTTAAATTTTTGCATACATACCACCTGCTAGTAGGGAAGTGATCCTGAAAGTATGCTATTTGATAGCTATGGGGACACTGACTTCGAATACATTCACTGTGATTCTAACACAGAGATGGTCATGGACTAGcaatcataaaatattttcattgttaaGGCACATTTTATGCTTcaaaaatcacaaatattatttggcaacaataatgatgaaaaatttttaaaagataaaaaataatcctATTGTAGcctagaatgtaaacttttaaaaatttcttgcttttccaaattccaaatttcttcctcatgataaaatgaaatgaaatactgAAGTAACGTCTGATTAGAACTTTATTGAGGACTACACATTTGCCTTACCTTTTCTATCTTGTAGTCACACAAGTATTCCACCTCATAATTATTTAGATTCCTTTTGGTGATTCCAATCGATTTACATGTGAGCTTTTCCTTTCTACATAATTCTTGAAGAGTATCAAGTGAAGCTAGGCAAGGCACACACCAAGCTACAATGAGAAAATATGATTCCTCACTAATAAAATACTAaagaatatatacttttttagTTTAACATTCCCACCCTCCAATTAGCAGTAATTCTACACACTAAAATCACAtacaaatatgaatgaatgaatttttttttagtagaaaACCTAAAGGTTTAAGCTACTATTTTGGCAAGTTTCCTGGATGGTTAGTCTTGATTCCCATCATATGACAACCAATGTCATCCATTACTTAAATAAATTCCCACCAATTCAAGTTGTGCTAAGATCcttaaatgaatattttgtttGCTTCATTAAGATTATGATACCCTTTGTAGTGGTTagcacaaataaatatttttcacttggttcattacatttacatatataattacttTATTAATGGAGCTtacaaccccaccccacccccagccaacTATTAGGACATATtataattgttaaaaatataCAGGTATACTaacataagaaattttaaaatgaagccaAATGTACAGCTTTGTAGTAAAGCATaagttctttgttttctttaaccAACAAACAGGCAAAGAAttgaaagccaaaaaaaaatactgaacttCTAATATTCAGCACAGCTTTCCCACTTTGAAAGGCTATAAGatttgaaattttcatttgtCTTGCCCATGCCGTTACCATTTAATCCAGCGCTGTGATTGCACTGGTAAAATGAACTCCTGGGGAGGAAAACTCCCTGCATcaatgttgtttagttgtttcagtcatgtcttttttactccattttggggttttcttggcaaagatcctggagtggtttgccatttccttctccagctcatttttacagatgaggaaccgaggcaaataaggttaaatgtcttacccagggtcatacagttagtgaggcccagatttgaactcatgaagatgagtcttcctgattccaaggccagtgctttatccactttgccacctagctgccttaaaataatttatcaatttatttatttttgcccaGTGCATTTTGATGCCTTAGAGAAAAGTCATGATTGTCCCATCTTTTTACAACTCAGGTTATAGTAAAGCTCTAACATAGATTATTCTTTCTGCGATAGTGGCTATAGTATATAACTTTGCTGTTGTCCAGTaattttcagtcgtgtctgactctttgtgaccccatttgggattttgttggcaaagatactggagtgatttgccatttcctcctccagctcattttacagatgaggaaactgaggcaaactgggttaagtgacttggtctgggtcacacagctagtaaatgtctatggccagatttgaatttagaaagataagtcttcctctgactctaggcccagcacactattaattgtgtcacctagctgccactctCTACCAATACAAATCAGAAACTTAGTGGTCTTCCCTGGAAcacttagaggttaaatgatatgcccaaagtcacagagccagAATGTGTCAGAAGCTGGACCAGACAGGAATGGGAAGGGATGTTAGACTCTAAAATGATAAAGTGTAACCTCAAGATAAATAAACCCAAGAATTATGCACATAATGGAAACAACAataatttttccatcttttttttatcttaaagacATGTCAAAGTAATGAATGATAAAATGCCCTAACTACTATGAAATATGATCTTGCAATTTATACAAATTTGTTTCTACTTTAACTGCCTATACTAAAATTTAACGTTAttgataggatcacagattttgaagggaccttagaggtcatctggtctatctaacctcttcattttacccAAAAGGACACTAAAGCTaagagagatcaagtgatttacCAAAAATTACAACTAAGTAGTAAAGgggcagaggtaggatttgaacctagatcctcatCCAGAACTCTTCATTGCTTAAAAATGTTAGAAGTAAATTCTTCCAATCACAAAAAAATTCGAATGATTCCTTTAAATAGTGAGTTAAGTAAAACATTTAGAatgcatatacaatatatataacaCACAAAACTGTTAGATCTACGTTTACCTGACATAACAGAGTACTAGACTTAAAATAGAAGACCAGAATTCTATACCCAGTTCTACTATATAACTTTGGAGAAAACATTTAACTCCATCTGTACTTCAGATTTTTCACTGTAAAGATGGGATGCGAGGAGAGGGAAAGTTTGGAGGAGATCCTCCACCTAGAGAGATTTGGATTTACCAAAAATTGAGAGTCCTTACTTTCCATACTTCCAAGCCAGTGAGAGCCACCACACCGATTTTGTGGTCTGAGATGAGCAGTGAGGAGTAAACCTAATAACTACAATACCTTTTCCCTTGCTATGTAGGGGATTTCACTGCAGTTTCCTCACAAATATCTTGACTATCAGCAGTATCTCCCACAACCACAAAAatctcttaaagagaaaaaagtcctCACGAAAAGATAGGGGTCCTGGGCTAACTTCTAaagatccttccaactctaaaattcttagAAATATATAAAGTGAGGTGCGCCTAAACTGTCAGGTGCTAATGATGCTCAATATCTACTAAGGCAAGGTATTTACGGGAGGCATAATTCAATCTGTTAGCAGCACTCAAGATTTTCTATTTCTGTGTGGTGGAGAGCAAtcagaaaaattttaatgtaGCCAGAGGCACCTAGCAGTGATTTCAACCTACTCTTAATAGAAAAACCACTGGAAAACCTTAATGTTAATTTCCAAGATTAAGTGTTTCATCAACACCATAAACATTGGTTCCTGGATATACTGCACAAAGGCTTGCCATCCCTGAAGAACTAAAAATGCAAAGGCTTCCGTATGTTCAGGGATGGATTGTGTCTACAGGAATTCCATGTGTTCCTTAAGGAGCCACTCAAGCACGCTGCGAAAGCGGAGGCGCAAAAGTTAGCTTCAACAAATTTCTCAGGTCCCTCAGCCACTTCACCCCagtatttcctttaattatgatTCTAAAGATCCACAGGGGGTTtcgggggggaggaggagagcagGGGTCGGGTATCTAATTCTCTGCAGCCCAGGAAAAATTAGCAAGTCTGCTAGGGGCAGAGGAACCCTGCTCCCCACTTCTTCCTAGCCACTATCACAGAGCCCGAGCTCCAACAACCCCCGAGTTCATGCTTCCCCCTAGCCTCCAGCCTTTCTACAGCCCCATGCCCAAGTCTTCCTCTCTAGAAAGTTACGACCAGCCTCCCAGCCCCGGGTCCCTGTCCATACAAAGAAACTTGgaacccacccacccacccacaagAGTCCTCGAAGGACCACAAAGAAGTCAAACCGCAGCCTGCCTTCCCATCAGGTTTCGGATCCTGCACAGGGATTAACAAACCACTAATCCCCCTCCGTGGGGCCGGGCACCTCCCGCTCCTGCCCCACACCTCGCGCCCGCCGTCCCCCCACCTCCGTTACAGTTGGGGAGCCAAAGCCTGCCCTGCGCGGGGCCCGGGGGGCGCGGGGCCCGGCGCCCAGCCAGCGGCGCCTCCGGGGCCCGGGAAACGTTGGTGCCCGCGGAGGGTGACGGTAAACGGCTCCCCACCCGGATCGGCGCGGGCTGCGGGGGCAGAGGCGCCAACCCGGTTCAGTTCCCGCGGCGTGCACCCAAGTAGGCTCCCGCCAGCGTGCAGCGCGGAGAGCCGGGACGGGACAGGACGGGACGGGATGAGGCTGAGGGAGGAAGGgataaaaagagggagggaggaggaagagggatcGGGACTGGGGGCAGAGGGGCCAGGGGCAAGCGGGACAGTGCGGGGCCAGCCCCCCGCCCTGCTCCCCACGTTGGGGTCACCGCGTATGGAGTGTGCGGGTGGCGGGCTGCTCCCCAGCACCGAGGTCTCCTTCCCGGTCTTGAAGGCGCGGGGAGCGCGGTTTGGGCAGTGGGAGGTGAGACGAGGCGGGGTGGGGGCAGGGACCCTCTCCAGCCCTCACCTCCTCGCGCTCCGGCCGCGGCCGCCGCCATCTTGTGGAACCTTCATTCAAACT belongs to Gracilinanus agilis isolate LMUSP501 chromosome 5, AgileGrace, whole genome shotgun sequence and includes:
- the SUV39H2 gene encoding histone-lysine N-methyltransferase SUV39H2 isoform X1 codes for the protein MAAAAAGARGAWCVPCLASLDTLQELCRKEKLTCKSIGITKRNLNNYEVEYLCDYKIEKDMEYYLVKWKGWPETTNTWEPSRNLKCPLLLEQFYNDQRDYLSQLKQGKAVMLKNDIKSLKPAIAEYVVKKAKQRVALQRWQEELNRKKSHKGMIFVENTVDLEGPPLDFYYINEYKPAPGINLTNEAIVGCMCTDCFFEKCCPAEAGVHLAYNKKRQIKIQPGTPIYECNSRCKCGPDCPNRIVQKGTPYSLCIFRTSNGCGWGVKTLVKIKRMSFVMEYVGEVITSEEAERRGQLYDNKGITYLFDLDYESDEFTVDAARYGNVSHFVNHSCDPNLQVFNVFIDNLDTRLPRIALFSTRTIHPGEELTFDYQMKGSGDISSESIDLSPAKKRVRTVCKCGSVSCRGYLN
- the SUV39H2 gene encoding histone-lysine N-methyltransferase SUV39H2 isoform X2; this translates as MAAAAAGARGAWCVPCLASLDTLQELCRKEKLTCKSIGITKRNLNNYEVEYLCDYKIEKDMEYYLVKWKGWPETTNTWEPSRNLKCPLLLEQFYNDQRDYLSQLKQGKAVITSEEAERRGQLYDNKGITYLFDLDYESDEFTVDAARYGNVSHFVNHSCDPNLQVFNVFIDNLDTRLPRIALFSTRTIHPGEELTFDYQMKGSGDISSESIDLSPAKKRVRTVCKCGSVSCRGYLN